One [Clostridium] saccharolyticum WM1 DNA segment encodes these proteins:
- a CDS encoding methyl-accepting chemotaxis protein, with amino-acid sequence MKNKIPWKNRLSVKIPITMAAIILIVMIAMCSCLSLLTSTTVTKMTEKELNYIAEENAKEVSSYLESMLVFSQALSLEVQRYQTLNREEANKMLVKSLQGVLKNNKIFSAYYAFEPDKFMPDTPGGLSYYVFRDGSGTGLDVLNDYATYGKEDYYLPAKKNLSIHVTEPYEYRLSTGENVWLITLSSPIVNEDGEFLGVANCDIDVSSIAGLSYADGGYKTSYSYIVTSNGTCLAHTADQGIVGSIPRSVSDYEVIGKAVARGESVTRKIKNSYSHDKTALVIHKALHLDGTDVNWSSAFAVNESEAMSSVAKITMALSGIGFLGLAVLILVSVMALKKGLAPVDSVMGLAEKMRNGDLSRDNGTAAYKNDELGLLANIFMETSEILGGYINEISEVLKQVASGNLNISIEKDYIGDFNRIKLDLTRILDSFNGTFNDMQIAADQVAAGARQFADGSQSMSQGAMEQASSVEELSAKIMEITGQVRDSAMHANNANDKAEAVGTELENSNKQMNELVKSMADITETSGQIENIIKTIEDIAFQTNILALNAAVEAARAGEAGKGFAVVADEVRNLASKSAEAAKNTTVLIESSLRSVQEGARFAEITASSLEEVITGAREIISDIAEISEKTDVQFSSLEEVTAGIEQISNIVQNNAAIAEESAATSQELSSQAQLLKVLIARYTIKKKYH; translated from the coding sequence ATGAAGAATAAAATACCATGGAAAAACAGACTTTCAGTAAAAATCCCAATTACTATGGCAGCCATAATCCTGATTGTTATGATTGCAATGTGCTCCTGTTTAAGTCTGCTAACAAGTACTACCGTAACTAAAATGACGGAGAAAGAACTGAATTATATTGCAGAAGAAAACGCCAAAGAAGTATCGTCATACCTGGAGAGTATGCTCGTATTTTCCCAGGCGCTGTCATTAGAAGTACAGAGATATCAAACTCTTAACAGGGAAGAAGCAAATAAAATGCTGGTAAAATCTTTGCAAGGGGTATTAAAGAATAATAAGATATTTTCAGCCTATTATGCCTTTGAACCTGACAAATTCATGCCGGATACGCCCGGCGGACTTTCTTACTATGTTTTCCGTGACGGCTCGGGTACAGGGCTTGATGTTTTAAATGACTATGCTACATATGGAAAGGAAGATTATTATCTGCCTGCAAAGAAGAATTTATCGATTCATGTTACAGAGCCGTATGAGTACCGGCTTTCTACCGGTGAAAACGTTTGGCTGATTACATTAAGCAGTCCTATTGTAAATGAAGATGGTGAATTTTTAGGGGTAGCAAACTGCGATATCGATGTGTCCAGTATTGCAGGATTAAGCTATGCAGACGGTGGATATAAGACTTCATACAGCTATATTGTTACAAGCAACGGGACTTGCCTGGCCCACACCGCAGACCAGGGAATCGTTGGCAGCATACCCCGGTCTGTTTCCGATTATGAGGTGATTGGAAAGGCAGTTGCAAGGGGGGAATCGGTAACACGAAAAATAAAAAATTCTTATTCTCATGATAAAACTGCATTGGTTATTCATAAAGCGCTTCATTTAGATGGGACGGATGTTAACTGGTCAAGTGCCTTTGCGGTAAATGAAAGTGAGGCTATGAGTTCTGTAGCAAAGATTACTATGGCATTATCAGGTATTGGATTCCTTGGATTAGCTGTACTGATATTGGTTAGTGTTATGGCATTGAAGAAAGGGCTTGCTCCGGTGGATTCTGTCATGGGTCTGGCAGAAAAGATGAGAAACGGTGATCTTTCCCGTGACAATGGGACCGCCGCTTATAAAAATGATGAATTAGGATTGCTGGCTAACATTTTTATGGAAACTTCGGAAATATTAGGAGGCTATATCAATGAAATTTCGGAGGTGCTTAAACAGGTAGCTTCAGGTAATCTGAATATATCCATTGAAAAAGATTATATAGGAGATTTTAACAGAATAAAGCTTGATTTGACCCGAATTTTGGATTCATTCAATGGTACCTTTAACGATATGCAGATAGCTGCAGATCAGGTGGCAGCCGGTGCCCGGCAGTTTGCTGACGGTTCCCAGTCTATGAGTCAGGGTGCCATGGAACAGGCAAGTTCGGTAGAAGAGCTTTCTGCAAAAATTATGGAAATTACCGGCCAGGTCAGGGATAGTGCAATGCACGCAAATAATGCCAATGATAAGGCAGAGGCAGTAGGTACTGAATTGGAAAACAGCAATAAACAGATGAATGAGCTGGTTAAATCTATGGCTGACATAACGGAAACCTCAGGCCAGATTGAAAATATTATAAAGACAATTGAAGATATTGCATTCCAGACAAATATACTGGCACTTAATGCGGCTGTTGAAGCTGCCAGAGCCGGAGAGGCAGGAAAGGGATTTGCAGTTGTTGCTGATGAAGTCAGAAATCTTGCATCAAAAAGTGCAGAAGCAGCCAAGAATACTACGGTTTTAATAGAAAGTTCTCTTCGTTCCGTACAGGAGGGTGCCAGATTTGCGGAGATCACAGCGTCTTCCCTTGAGGAGGTTATAACAGGAGCGAGAGAAATCATTTCAGATATTGCTGAAATTTCAGAAAAGACTGATGTACAGTTTTCATCTTTAGAAGAAGTCACCGCAGGCATTGAACAGATTTCCAATATTGTTCAGAACAATGCAGCGATTGCTGAGGAAAGCGCCGCGACCAGTCAGGAATTATCATCACAGGCTCAGCTGCTTAAAGTACTGATTGCCAGATATACAATTAAGAAAAAGTATCACTAA
- a CDS encoding MurR/RpiR family transcriptional regulator, translating to MQENISVSGVLCSSYDSFFEAEKKIADYILAHKSEIIDMTVAELALASGTSDATVSRFCRRCGFNGFHHLKINLAKEVAEERGNSIEVSNDISRDNIGQSLQNILANKVAELTQTISMMDPDELNRILSVIEGARTIQLVAVGNTIPVAMDGSFKFNQLGIPAVSGSIWETQMAYTCNLREEDAIIIISNSGFSKRLMTLVAVAKENHTPTIAITNNASSPLGQVCDYHITTATREKLLLGEFCFSRVSATTVIEILYLFLSVSRPDSHDRIRRHEIAISDDKK from the coding sequence ATGCAGGAAAATATAAGCGTATCCGGGGTTCTCTGCTCATCCTATGATTCGTTTTTTGAAGCAGAAAAGAAAATTGCGGATTATATTCTGGCTCATAAAAGTGAAATCATTGATATGACAGTGGCGGAGCTGGCCCTGGCAAGCGGAACCAGCGATGCCACCGTGTCCAGATTCTGCAGAAGATGCGGTTTTAACGGATTTCATCATCTGAAAATCAATCTGGCAAAGGAAGTGGCTGAGGAAAGGGGGAATTCCATTGAAGTCTCCAATGACATCAGCCGGGATAATATTGGCCAGTCCCTTCAGAATATTTTGGCCAATAAGGTGGCGGAACTGACCCAGACCATATCCATGATGGACCCGGATGAGTTAAACAGGATCCTTTCTGTAATCGAAGGTGCCAGAACCATACAGCTTGTAGCTGTTGGAAATACCATACCGGTGGCAATGGATGGCTCCTTTAAGTTCAACCAACTGGGGATACCTGCCGTATCCGGCTCCATATGGGAAACGCAGATGGCTTATACCTGCAATTTGAGGGAAGAGGACGCTATTATCATCATATCCAATTCAGGCTTTTCCAAGCGGTTGATGACCCTGGTGGCGGTTGCCAAGGAGAACCATACGCCAACCATTGCGATTACCAACAACGCGTCATCCCCTCTTGGCCAGGTCTGTGACTATCACATTACCACGGCAACCAGGGAAAAACTCCTTTTGGGAGAGTTTTGCTTTTCCAGAGTGTCCGCTACCACAGTGATCGAAATTTTGTATCTGTTTTTATCGGTCAGCAGACCGGATTCCCATGACCGTATCAGACGTCATGAGATTGCCATTTCCGATGATAAAAAATAA
- a CDS encoding metallophosphoesterase has translation MNRRKKNWLLVLIYTVMILLCLGIVMIVGHLDTSRRSREETSGKHFEESSDQQQREEPTGEKEPINPETEASDEATEPETRREFKNKRKGRTVEEETSEETEEYKPPVVVVASDVHYYSPELTDYGEAFEEMQKRDDGKLVNYIPKLMDAFTAEMEGLKPSAVVLSGDLTLNGEKAGHEALAQKLEILEEKGVKVLVIPGNHDINNYASASYFGKEKEVADIVDPKGFYDIYRRFGYDQAISRDENSLSYVYELDEKNWLLMLDSAQYEPLNKVGGRIKQETLGWMKAQLEEAGKQGITVIPIAHHNLLKESILYPEDCTLENSQDVIALLESYRIPLYISGHLHLQRTKKYKPEPGESKDAYHISEVVADSFAISPCRYGVLQWTEDGRLVYTPRAMDVEGWARKEGITDENLLNFKEYGMKFLTEVISSQVSGKIKNLPEEQVVKMAELYGDINRAYCEGVPVDGTEVRSEEAFRLWQRNLPDSRMFAEIGKILKDTGHDHNTWECQLEIKE, from the coding sequence ATGAACAGAAGAAAAAAGAACTGGCTCCTGGTCCTGATTTATACGGTTATGATTCTCCTTTGCCTTGGCATTGTCATGATCGTGGGTCATCTGGACACCTCCAGACGCAGCAGGGAGGAAACCTCCGGCAAGCATTTTGAAGAAAGCTCAGATCAGCAGCAGCGAGAGGAACCTACCGGTGAAAAAGAACCTATAAATCCTGAGACAGAGGCAAGTGACGAAGCAACGGAGCCGGAAACCAGGAGAGAGTTTAAGAATAAGCGGAAGGGACGGACTGTGGAGGAAGAGACATCGGAAGAGACAGAGGAATACAAGCCTCCAGTGGTCGTAGTTGCCTCTGACGTCCATTATTATTCTCCAGAGCTTACGGATTATGGAGAGGCTTTTGAGGAGATGCAGAAACGGGATGATGGAAAGCTGGTCAATTACATTCCTAAGCTCATGGATGCTTTTACAGCAGAGATGGAAGGGCTTAAGCCATCGGCTGTGGTCTTAAGCGGGGACTTGACCCTTAACGGGGAAAAGGCAGGTCACGAAGCCTTGGCGCAGAAGCTTGAGATTCTGGAAGAAAAGGGAGTTAAGGTGCTGGTCATTCCCGGAAATCACGATATTAACAACTATGCTTCTGCTTCCTATTTCGGTAAGGAAAAAGAAGTGGCGGATATCGTGGATCCCAAGGGATTTTATGATATCTACCGTCGGTTTGGGTATGACCAGGCCATTAGCAGGGATGAGAATTCTTTAAGCTACGTTTATGAATTGGATGAAAAAAACTGGCTTCTGATGCTTGATTCCGCTCAGTATGAGCCTCTGAATAAGGTGGGAGGCAGGATTAAACAAGAGACTCTGGGATGGATGAAAGCACAGCTTGAGGAGGCAGGGAAGCAGGGGATAACCGTGATTCCCATTGCACACCATAACCTGCTAAAGGAAAGCATCCTCTATCCTGAAGACTGTACCCTTGAGAACAGCCAGGATGTCATTGCGCTTTTGGAATCTTACCGGATTCCTCTTTACATAAGCGGCCACTTGCATTTGCAGAGGACCAAAAAGTATAAGCCGGAGCCTGGAGAGAGTAAGGATGCCTATCATATTAGTGAAGTGGTTGCAGATTCTTTTGCCATTTCACCCTGCCGTTATGGCGTTCTCCAGTGGACAGAGGATGGCAGGCTGGTTTATACCCCCAGGGCCATGGATGTGGAAGGCTGGGCAAGGAAAGAGGGAATTACTGATGAAAACCTTCTTAATTTTAAGGAATATGGGATGAAATTTCTCACAGAAGTGATCAGCAGCCAAGTATCCGGCAAAATCAAAAATCTGCCGGAGGAACAGGTGGTAAAGATGGCAGAGCTGTATGGGGATATTAACAGGGCCTACTGTGAAGGTGTCCCTGTTGACGGAACCGAGGTACGGTCAGAGGAAGCCTTCCGCTTATGGCAGAGGAATCTGCCGGACAGCCGGATGTTTGCTGAAATCGGCAAGATCCTGAAAGACACAGGGCATGACCACAACACTTGGGAATGCCAGCTTGAAATAAAAGAATAA
- a CDS encoding SAM-dependent methyltransferase yields the protein MKTMTDNFLISFLQRFDQHPFDVKMHGKTYHIGQGNPSFIVNLKEDIQGRELLTSTSLALGEAYMKGNLEIEGDLFHALDHFLGQLGKFSMDQVKLKKLIYSSQSRRNQEKEVTSHYDIGNDFYRLWLDDTMSYSCGYFKTENDTLSDAQYNKVERILKKLYLKKDMTLLDIGCGWGYLLIRAAKEYGVQGVGITLSKEQKKIFEERIKEEGLTGRVTVELMDYRNLENWGRAFDRVVSVGMVEHVGRDNYGLFVKNAEAVLNPGGLFLLHYISALKEYPGDPWMKKYIFPGGTIPSLREMIHILSEHQFYTLDVESLRRHYCRTLLLWGQNFNEHRLEIQEKMGTEFTRMWDLYLSACAATFNNGVIDLHQILLSKGINNHLPMTRWYD from the coding sequence ATGAAAACCATGACAGACAACTTTTTAATTTCCTTTCTTCAGAGATTTGACCAGCACCCCTTTGACGTAAAAATGCATGGAAAAACATATCACATCGGGCAGGGGAACCCATCGTTTATTGTGAACCTGAAAGAGGACATCCAAGGCAGGGAACTATTGACCAGCACTTCTCTGGCCCTGGGAGAGGCTTACATGAAAGGGAATCTTGAGATTGAAGGGGATCTGTTTCATGCACTGGATCACTTTTTGGGCCAGTTGGGGAAGTTTTCCATGGATCAGGTAAAGCTTAAGAAGCTGATTTATTCGTCCCAGTCCAGGCGAAACCAGGAAAAGGAGGTCACATCCCATTATGATATCGGTAATGATTTCTACCGCCTTTGGCTTGATGATACCATGAGCTATTCCTGCGGCTATTTTAAAACGGAAAATGATACCTTATCGGATGCCCAGTACAACAAAGTGGAAAGGATCTTGAAGAAGCTTTATCTGAAAAAAGACATGACCCTTCTGGATATCGGCTGCGGCTGGGGATATCTGCTGATCAGGGCTGCAAAAGAATATGGGGTCCAGGGAGTTGGAATCACCTTAAGCAAAGAGCAGAAAAAGATATTTGAGGAACGGATTAAAGAAGAAGGCCTGACAGGCAGGGTGACAGTGGAATTGATGGATTACCGGAACCTGGAAAACTGGGGCAGGGCCTTTGACCGGGTGGTCAGCGTGGGCATGGTGGAGCATGTGGGAAGAGACAATTACGGTCTATTTGTAAAAAACGCGGAAGCTGTCCTAAATCCAGGCGGATTATTCCTTCTCCATTACATCAGTGCCTTAAAGGAATATCCGGGAGATCCGTGGATGAAAAAATATATTTTTCCGGGGGGCACCATTCCAAGCCTGCGGGAAATGATTCATATTTTAAGCGAGCATCAGTTTTACACCCTTGACGTGGAAAGCCTTCGCCGCCATTATTGCAGAACCCTGCTTTTGTGGGGACAGAATTTTAATGAACACCGTTTGGAGATCCAGGAGAAAATGGGAACGGAGTTTACCAGAATGTGGGACTTATATTTAAGTGCCTGTGCCGCCACATTTAACAACGGAGTCATTGACCTTCATCAGATCCTTTTGTCCAAAGGAATAAACAATCATCTTCCAATGACAAGATGGTATGATTAA
- a CDS encoding DMT family transporter, with amino-acid sequence MNKQNHLYGHLAAGFSIFVWGTTFISTKVLLEAFTPLEILFFRFLIGYAALWLACPRLLHTKNRTQEVLFAAAGLCGVTLYFLMENFALTYTLAANVSVIIAVAPFFTALFDWLFLKGEKPGPRFLAGFLTAIMGIALISFQKSSGMKLNPKGDFLALAAAMTWAAYSVITRKIGEYGHGTVETTRRIFFYGLLFMIPALAVLPFHTGLYRLADTKNLFNILFLGLGASALCFATWNFAVKELGTVKTSVYIYAVPVITVVSSMLLLRERISFQSACGIVLTLAGLMVSESRTQSHGFRLRCRKQGSAQN; translated from the coding sequence ATGAACAAACAGAATCATTTATACGGACACCTGGCGGCCGGGTTTTCCATATTCGTATGGGGAACCACCTTTATCTCCACCAAGGTACTTCTTGAAGCTTTCACTCCTCTTGAAATTCTCTTTTTCCGCTTTCTCATTGGTTATGCCGCCTTGTGGCTGGCTTGTCCTCGTCTTTTGCATACCAAAAACCGAACACAGGAAGTCCTATTTGCAGCGGCCGGACTATGCGGAGTAACCTTATATTTTCTCATGGAAAATTTTGCCCTTACCTATACCCTTGCTGCCAACGTCAGCGTGATCATAGCCGTAGCCCCGTTTTTTACAGCCTTGTTTGACTGGCTTTTTCTAAAAGGAGAAAAACCTGGGCCCCGGTTTCTGGCCGGATTTTTAACTGCGATCATGGGGATCGCCTTAATCAGCTTCCAGAAATCCTCCGGCATGAAGCTGAATCCAAAGGGAGATTTTCTGGCGCTGGCCGCCGCAATGACCTGGGCTGCCTATTCCGTGATCACAAGAAAAATAGGAGAGTACGGCCATGGGACCGTCGAAACAACAAGGCGCATTTTCTTTTACGGCCTGCTGTTCATGATTCCCGCTTTGGCAGTTCTCCCCTTCCATACCGGCCTTTACCGGCTTGCTGATACAAAAAACTTATTTAACATCCTTTTTTTAGGCCTGGGTGCTTCTGCCCTATGTTTTGCAACCTGGAATTTCGCCGTAAAAGAACTGGGTACTGTAAAAACCAGCGTCTACATCTATGCCGTCCCGGTGATCACCGTGGTTTCATCCATGCTGCTGCTGAGGGAACGAATCAGTTTCCAGTCCGCCTGCGGAATCGTGCTGACCCTGGCAGGGCTTATGGTTTCTGAAAGCAGAACTCAGTCCCACGGCTTCCGCCTTCGGTGCAGAAAGCAAGGTTCTGCCCAAAATTGA
- a CDS encoding 4'-phosphopantetheinyl transferase family protein — MIRIYLARYEADRGKKKRELEHELGNRLLYMGFKDLYGSVSGSQDQPVILRGEHGKPYLKDFPYIRYNISHTDGMVACGIGERELGIDLERIRPFRHNILRKVFSDAERRRMEDLPEGERSQYFFRIWTLKESYLKAVGCGITIPLTSISFEWKDKSLLSCSEPGVSFYQTLIDEEYVLSLCAMGDEEINFGQNLAFCTEGGSRGTEFCFQKP, encoded by the coding sequence ATGATACGGATCTATCTGGCAAGGTATGAGGCGGACCGTGGAAAGAAGAAAAGGGAGCTGGAGCATGAGCTTGGAAATCGGCTTCTATACATGGGATTCAAGGATCTATATGGATCCGTTTCCGGATCCCAGGACCAGCCGGTCATTTTGAGAGGGGAGCATGGAAAACCCTATCTTAAGGACTTTCCCTACATTCGCTATAACATCAGCCATACAGATGGCATGGTGGCCTGCGGAATTGGAGAAAGAGAGCTGGGAATTGATTTGGAACGGATACGGCCCTTCCGGCATAATATCCTGAGGAAGGTTTTTTCTGATGCTGAAAGACGCCGTATGGAGGATTTACCGGAAGGGGAGCGTTCCCAATATTTCTTCCGGATCTGGACGCTAAAGGAGAGCTATTTAAAGGCGGTTGGCTGCGGTATTACCATACCTCTTACCAGCATTTCATTTGAATGGAAGGACAAATCCCTTCTGTCTTGCTCTGAACCCGGCGTTTCATTTTATCAGACCTTGATAGATGAGGAGTATGTCCTCTCTTTATGTGCCATGGGAGATGAGGAAATCAATTTTGGGCAGAACCTTGCTTTCTGCACCGAAGGCGGAAGCCGTGGGACTGAGTTCTGCTTTCAGAAACCATAA
- a CDS encoding MBL fold metallo-hydrolase, which translates to MAEIKRIRCGNVNTYLIEEHGRAILVDTGRIGSEEKILAQCQKTKVELIVLTHGHVDHVQNTACLKKELGVPVALHKKDLNLIKDGIHEPLRYQGFLGMVVAEVSAKSYETDRIPEFTPDIYLKEGEWLKDYGVNGRIIELPGHTRGSIGIDLKEKAVIVGDALMNMFYPGLSMIYWNREEMIRSAEKISALGARKVYFGHGSPVENRAWNKAEI; encoded by the coding sequence ATGGCAGAAATAAAGAGGATCAGATGCGGAAATGTGAACACCTATCTGATTGAGGAACATGGAAGAGCCATTCTTGTGGACACAGGAAGGATCGGATCGGAAGAAAAAATACTGGCCCAATGCCAGAAAACAAAGGTGGAACTGATCGTACTCACCCATGGTCATGTGGATCATGTACAGAATACGGCCTGCCTTAAGAAGGAATTGGGAGTTCCGGTCGCCCTTCATAAGAAGGACTTAAATCTTATAAAAGATGGCATTCATGAGCCGCTCCGCTATCAGGGATTTTTGGGAATGGTAGTTGCTGAGGTTTCAGCAAAAAGCTATGAAACAGACCGGATACCGGAGTTTACCCCGGATATTTATTTAAAAGAGGGAGAATGGCTGAAGGATTACGGGGTCAATGGCAGAATCATAGAGCTTCCAGGGCATACCAGAGGGTCCATAGGAATTGACCTTAAGGAAAAAGCGGTCATTGTAGGAGACGCACTGATGAACATGTTTTATCCCGGATTGTCCATGATATACTGGAACAGGGAGGAAATGATAAGAAGTGCGGAAAAGATCAGCGCTCTTGGCGCAAGAAAGGTATATTTCGGCCATGGAAGTCCGGTTGAAAACCGGGCGTGGAACAAGGCAGAAATTTAG
- a CDS encoding GNAT family N-acetyltransferase, whose amino-acid sequence MEFRELKAEELNRELFKDFDRFQEVKECWRKEKDAWVIKENPFTEQWRDEDYEVLVQCLKNTVNTGGVVFGCFLEGKLKGFASVESTPFGKENQYLDLSSLHVSKDLRGQKAGSRLFHLAAQWAGQQGAGKLYISSHSSVETQAFYKSMGCVEAGEYHREHVEKEPCDCQLEYGLERKVILYIGVSLDGYIADEEGRVDWLGGQVEAYEGDYGYRRFEETVDTVIMGYRTYRQVVMELSPEVWPYSGKEAYVLTHKDIVDRPGIHFTREPLEHLLSVLKKREGKAIWICGGAQLVNQLMNKELIDEYHLTVMPVLLGGGIRLFEKTGKQVLLKLVSIETENGVIDCIYRKR is encoded by the coding sequence ATGGAGTTTAGAGAATTAAAGGCAGAAGAGCTGAACCGAGAGCTTTTTAAGGATTTTGACCGCTTCCAGGAAGTGAAGGAGTGCTGGCGGAAGGAAAAGGATGCCTGGGTAATTAAAGAGAATCCATTTACGGAACAGTGGCGGGATGAAGATTATGAGGTATTGGTTCAATGTCTGAAAAATACCGTTAATACGGGAGGGGTTGTATTTGGCTGCTTTCTGGAAGGAAAACTGAAGGGCTTTGCTTCTGTGGAAAGTACTCCCTTTGGAAAGGAAAATCAATACCTTGATCTTTCCAGCCTTCATGTGTCGAAGGATTTAAGAGGGCAGAAGGCCGGAAGCAGGCTCTTTCACTTAGCTGCCCAATGGGCCGGGCAGCAAGGTGCCGGCAAGCTTTATATCTCATCCCACTCTTCCGTGGAAACCCAGGCGTTTTATAAATCCATGGGATGCGTGGAAGCTGGAGAATACCACAGGGAGCACGTGGAAAAAGAGCCTTGTGACTGCCAGCTGGAATATGGTCTGGAGCGGAAGGTGATCTTATACATTGGGGTCAGCCTGGATGGATATATTGCGGATGAGGAAGGAAGGGTGGACTGGCTGGGCGGCCAGGTTGAAGCCTATGAGGGAGATTACGGCTACCGCCGCTTTGAGGAGACGGTGGATACGGTTATCATGGGATACCGCACCTATCGGCAGGTGGTTATGGAGCTTTCTCCGGAAGTCTGGCCTTATTCCGGGAAGGAAGCCTATGTCCTGACACATAAGGATATAGTGGATAGGCCTGGAATCCATTTTACCAGGGAGCCTTTGGAACACCTCCTTTCTGTCTTAAAGAAAAGGGAAGGAAAAGCGATCTGGATCTGCGGAGGGGCACAATTGGTGAATCAGCTAATGAATAAGGAGCTGATTGATGAATACCACTTAACTGTCATGCCTGTGCTTCTTGGCGGCGGTATCCGGCTGTTCGAGAAAACAGGAAAGCAGGTTCTTTTAAAGCTGGTATCCATAGAAACGGAAAATGGCGTAATAGACTGCATATACAGAAAAAGATAG
- the eno gene encoding phosphopyruvate hydratase, whose amino-acid sequence MNYLEIEKVIGREIIDSRGNPTVEAEVHLADGTIARGAAPSGASTGVFEALELRDGDKARYGGKGVLNAVHNINTVIHYAITGMDVSDIYAIDQAMLSADGTKDKSRLGANAILAVSIACARAAAVSMGIPLYRFLGGISGSRLPVPMMNILNGGAHAANTVDVQEFMIMPAGASSFKEGLRWCTEVFHCLASILKAKGLATAVGDEGGFAPDLDSDEAAIELILEAVRKAGYEPGRDFVLAMDAASSEWKGEKQGEYILPKCGKHFTSEELIEHWKKLCEKYPIYSIEDALDEEDWEGWKKLTETLGSKIQLVGDDLFVTNTERLRRGIQDGCGNSILIKLNQIGSVSETLEAIKMAHSAGYTAIVSHRSGETEDTTIADLAVALNTCQIKTGAPSRSERVAKYNQLLRIEEELGESAVYPGMEAFHIRRS is encoded by the coding sequence ATGAACTATCTGGAGATTGAAAAAGTAATAGGAAGAGAAATAATTGATTCCAGAGGTAATCCTACGGTTGAGGCTGAGGTACATCTGGCAGACGGGACCATTGCCAGAGGAGCGGCTCCCAGCGGTGCTTCTACCGGTGTTTTTGAAGCTTTGGAGCTTCGGGATGGAGACAAGGCCCGTTATGGCGGAAAAGGTGTCTTAAATGCCGTTCATAACATCAATACGGTGATTCATTACGCCATCACGGGAATGGACGTATCTGATATTTATGCCATTGATCAGGCAATGCTTTCCGCTGATGGGACAAAGGATAAGTCCAGACTGGGAGCCAATGCCATCCTGGCAGTGTCCATTGCCTGCGCCAGAGCAGCGGCTGTCAGCATGGGGATTCCTCTTTACCGCTTCTTGGGAGGAATATCCGGCTCCCGGCTCCCGGTTCCCATGATGAATATATTAAACGGCGGAGCCCATGCGGCCAATACGGTAGATGTCCAGGAGTTTATGATCATGCCGGCAGGTGCTTCCAGTTTTAAGGAAGGTCTGCGCTGGTGTACGGAAGTGTTCCATTGCCTGGCTTCCATATTAAAGGCAAAGGGTCTGGCTACGGCGGTAGGAGACGAGGGTGGTTTTGCTCCGGACTTAGACAGTGATGAAGCGGCCATTGAGCTGATTCTTGAGGCTGTCAGAAAGGCAGGCTACGAGCCTGGCCGTGATTTTGTCCTGGCAATGGATGCAGCTTCCAGTGAGTGGAAGGGTGAGAAGCAGGGAGAGTATATCCTTCCCAAGTGCGGAAAACACTTTACTTCTGAAGAACTTATTGAGCACTGGAAGAAGCTGTGTGAAAAGTATCCTATTTATTCCATTGAGGATGCCCTTGATGAAGAAGACTGGGAAGGCTGGAAGAAGCTTACGGAAACGTTGGGCAGCAAGATCCAGTTGGTTGGAGATGATTTATTTGTTACCAATACGGAGCGCTTAAGGAGAGGAATCCAGGACGGCTGCGGCAATTCCATTCTGATTAAGCTCAATCAGATCGGTTCAGTATCTGAAACCCTTGAGGCGATCAAGATGGCTCACAGTGCAGGTTATACTGCCATCGTATCCCACCGTTCCGGTGAAACAGAAGATACAACCATAGCAGATCTTGCCGTGGCTCTTAACACCTGCCAGATTAAGACGGGTGCACCTAGCAGAAGTGAGCGTGTGGCAAAATACAACCAGTTGCTTCGCATTGAAGAAGAGCTGGGGGAAAGTGCGGTTTATCCGGGAATGGAAGCGTTTCATATCCGGCGGTCATAA
- a CDS encoding RDAC family protein: protein MRIVSITEILECNEWIRGQGLEFKIHLRDACGKQSCWIESLSDKNDSGQWKELYKTLEEFFSGLRFRLEYGEDKKAFWLL, encoded by the coding sequence ATGAGGATAGTATCCATCACCGAAATTCTAGAATGCAATGAATGGATCAGGGGCCAGGGTCTGGAATTTAAGATCCACTTAAGAGATGCCTGCGGGAAGCAGTCCTGCTGGATCGAATCATTAAGTGATAAAAATGACAGCGGTCAATGGAAGGAGCTTTATAAGACTTTGGAGGAGTTTTTTTCCGGGCTCCGGTTCCGGCTGGAATACGGAGAAGATAAAAAAGCCTTCTGGCTGTTGTAG